In Candidatus Zixiibacteriota bacterium, the DNA window TACGATTCAAGGCAAACTGTAATAATGCGGATGTACAGAAAAAGAAGACATCGATGAGCCCCCTTCATCGACGTCTTAACGGGATCAAAACTCCCGAACTGGAAGCGGGACAATACCCCTCATTTATCCCTAATCACAATCCGGGCACACTTATTTTCATGCTTTATTATCGTGATTTTATAAAAATTTTTCAAGGAGTGTAAAGTGCGAATAATTAGCGTAGTGTGCTATACGCACTAAAATCTTTTCAGAAAGCTGGCAAGGTTGACTTTCTTGTTGGTTAAGTTCAACTTACGGCGAATCTGTTCGCGATGCTTCTTGACTGTGGCAGTTGAAATAAACAGAGTGTCAGCGATCTCCTGAATCGTGGAATCATTGCGAATCAGGTTACAGATCTCTACTTCACGGGGTGATAAACGCGTGAATAACTGCGATAGTCCGCCGGCAGTGGAAGCCATCTCGTTGAGGGCATCGTTGAGCATCTGGTAGTAAGTCATCTCGATTTTTCCATCGGGTCGTATGATTTTACGCACTGTCGGCAGGATAACTTTTTCAATATTCTCAGCGACATCCTTTTTCACCTGACGTTTCTCTTCCTCGATATGGTCGAGAACTTCCCTGAGTGCGATGTTTTTGGTTTTCAATTCCTCATGGCTGATTTGAAGCTCTTCTTTTTTAGCGTGTTCAGCGGTGACATCGCGGGCAATACTCAAGAGTGAGTGGATACCCCCCTCCGGGGAGTACTCCGGCACCACTCTCATCTGAAAGTAATGCTTCTGCCCCTCAAACCAGTATGTAAACTCGACCTCTTCGCTGATACCTGTTCGCCGGACTTTTTCAAAGCAAGCATTCCAAACTTCGCACAGCTCCGGCGGGATCCCGGCTTCACGGGGAGCGCGTCCCTCGAAAGTCCTGCGTGCGCCGTTGAAAACATCCAAAAGACGCCTGTTCACAAGTGTAAAACGATTTGTCGTGTCAACGCGGAAAATCAAATCGGGAGCGTTATCCGCCAGTGACTCAAGCTCCTGGGTACGCTTGGTAATCATCTTATCGGCTTCTTTCTGGCCGGTGATATCTCTGATGAAAATCGACAGCCCCTCGTCTGTGGGATAGGCGTTGACCTGAAAATGATGATCTCTGCCATCGACCCTGTATGAAATCTCTGGCTCAGAACTGATCGCTGACTTAGTTTGCATGGCTTTCATATACAATGCTTCTATCTCTGAGTTTTTGAGATTGGGAAATAGTTCAAAGAGGTTCTTTCCAACAGCATGATCGGCGCCTATGCCGGTTATCTCTTCGGAAGCTCTGTTCCAGTAGGTAATATTGAAATCATGGTCGATAGCATAGAAGATATCGGTGATACTGTCGGCCAGTTTTCTGTAGCGGTTAGCAGTTTCAATCCGCTCCAACTCGGCTTTTCTCTGTTCAGTGATATCTTCGGCCATAATGACGTAAAACCGCGGCCCGCCATCGATATTTATCATGTCGGTTTGATAGCGGATGCAGATATCTTGGCCCGATTTGGTTTTGACATTGATCTCATTCGGCTGAGAAACCGCATTGCCGGAGAATACTTCGGAGAGTCGATTATAATGCTCTTGCCTGTTATCTGCGGGTACAAACAAGCCTATCAGGTCGCGGTTAACCAGTTCCTCTTCATCGTATCCCGTAAGCCTGCAGATAGCCGGATTAGCATAGGCGCAGATACAATCACAGTCGACCAGAATTATCCCGATCGGCGAGTTCTCCCAGATGGCGCGATAATGCTCTTCGCGCGCTCTCAATTCCTCCTCGATTCTTTTCCGATGGGATATATCGCGGGAGATAGCGGTAATCTGGAGCGGCTCGCCACTTTCCTCGTCGCGCATCATGCTTGATGACGTCTCAAACCAGATATAACTGCCATCCTTTTTACGTATCCGGTACTGGACCTGAAATGCTTCCGGCTTCTCGAGAATGGTATGATGGCTGTTCTGGATTTTTTCAAAATCATCAGGATGGAAGAATTCGTATGCTGAGTGACCGATTAACTCATCCGGCTCATAGCCCAGAAGTTGCCTGCAGGCCGGCGATACATACAGGTATTCTCCTGTGGCAGAATGGGTAGAAACCATATCGGTGGCGGTTTCCATAACCTGCCGATAGCGACGCTCGCTTGCGGTCAGTGCTTCTTCGGAGCGCTTGCGCCGGGACACATCCTTTAAAGCACCGTAGACCTTCATCAATTTGCCTGTTTTCGGATGCATCACAGGACTGGCATAGGCATTGATCCAGCGGATCGAACCATTTTTACATATAATTCGATATTCGCATTCATATTGATTGCCCTCGAATAAGCTGGCTACCTCCTTTTCCTTGATCGGCAAATCATCAGGATGAACAATACTCATCCATCCGCCGTGCGCGCGCAATTCCTCGAGGTCGTAACCGGTGATCTTGCTGATATCGGTTCCCCACGCGAGCGACATCCCGCCTTCGTCGTCGACTTTTAGGCAAAAAGCGTAGTCGCTGGAGACTTCGCTGATCACCCGGTAGCGCTCCTCGCTTTCTCGCAGGGCGCGTGCCGCTTTTTCGTGTTCGGTGTCATCCTGA includes these proteins:
- a CDS encoding PAS domain S-box protein — translated: MGRIRNDSGKSAGTVGQTVELDRDDSLSYAILGYYRTTPDGKILSVNRALLKMLGYDSFEKLADRDMEECGYEPDYPRDKFKQKIEANGFVDGLQSAWRRRDGSFLHIRENAWVVRDEDGRIRYYEGFVEDISEQVEIYEALQESEKRFRLQYRNSPIPIFTFRRIKNDFVLIDYNHAMEEMTAGRAEDFIGQKTSQLFRGRPIVQDVLEECYRSGQKKRHEIDYDMLSTGEHKHLQVTTVFISPDLIMVQIQDDTEHEKAARALRESEERYRVISEVSSDYAFCLKVDDEGGMSLAWGTDISKITGYDLEELRAHGGWMSIVHPDDLPIKEKEVASLFEGNQYECEYRIICKNGSIRWINAYASPVMHPKTGKLMKVYGALKDVSRRKRSEEALTASERRYRQVMETATDMVSTHSATGEYLYVSPACRQLLGYEPDELIGHSAYEFFHPDDFEKIQNSHHTILEKPEAFQVQYRIRKKDGSYIWFETSSSMMRDEESGEPLQITAISRDISHRKRIEEELRAREEHYRAIWENSPIGIILVDCDCICAYANPAICRLTGYDEEELVNRDLIGLFVPADNRQEHYNRLSEVFSGNAVSQPNEINVKTKSGQDICIRYQTDMINIDGGPRFYVIMAEDITEQRKAELERIETANRYRKLADSITDIFYAIDHDFNITYWNRASEEITGIGADHAVGKNLFELFPNLKNSEIEALYMKAMQTKSAISSEPEISYRVDGRDHHFQVNAYPTDEGLSIFIRDITGQKEADKMITKRTQELESLADNAPDLIFRVDTTNRFTLVNRRLLDVFNGARRTFEGRAPREAGIPPELCEVWNACFEKVRRTGISEEVEFTYWFEGQKHYFQMRVVPEYSPEGGIHSLLSIARDVTAEHAKKEELQISHEELKTKNIALREVLDHIEEEKRQVKKDVAENIEKVILPTVRKIIRPDGKIEMTYYQMLNDALNEMASTAGGLSQLFTRLSPREVEICNLIRNDSTIQEIADTLFISTATVKKHREQIRRKLNLTNKKVNLASFLKRF